CGCGCTCGCCAAAGCGGTCGAGGCCAAGCCCGTGCTGATCCTCGACTTCGCCACGCTCACCGGCGCCGCCCGCGTAGCGCTCGGCCCCGACCTCCCCGCGCTGTTCGCTAATGATGACGACCTCGCGAACGACCTGCTCGACCACGGCATCGCGCAGAAGGACCCGCTGTGGCGCCTGCCGCTGTGGGACGGCTATGACGAGATGCTAAAGTCCGACATCGCCGATATGGTCAACGCGCCCGACGGCCCCTTCGCTGGTCCGATCACTGCCGCGCTGTTCCTGCGCCGCTTCGTGCCCAAGGAGATCGCCTGGGCGCATCTCGACCTGTTCGCCTGGCGCCCGGCGGCAAAACCGGGACGGCCGAAAGGCGGCGACGCGATGAGCCTGCGCGCCGCCTGGGCGATGCTGAAGGGGCGGTACGCATGACGAACTTTCGCAACGGCGGCCGCATCCTGGTCGACAACCTCGTGGTCCAGGGCTGCGACCGCATCTTCCACGTCCCCGGCGAAAGCTTCCTCGCGGTGCTCGACGCGCTGCACGACACGCCGCAGGTCGACCTGGTCACCTGCCGGCAGGAGGGCGGCGCCGCGTTCATGGCCTGCGCCGACGGCACGATGACCGGCAAGCCGGGCGTGTGCTTCGTCACCCGCGGTCCGGGCGCGACCAACGCCAGCATCGGCGTGCATGTCGCGATGCAGGATTCGCAGCCGATGCTGCTGTTCATCGGCGACGTCGATCGCTCGATGCGCGACCGCGAGGGATTCCAAGAGGTCGACTTCCCCGCAATGTTCGCCCCGCTCGCCAAATGGGCGACGCGGATCGAGGACGCCCGCCGCATCCCCGAATATATCGCCCGCGCCTGGAACGTCGCGACCAGCGGCCGTCCGGGCCCGGTAGTGATCGCTTTGCCCGAGGACATGCTGCTCGACGAGGTCGAGGCGGTGGATCGGCCTCGGCTGGAGCGAATCGCGCAGGCTCCCGACGCCGATGCGCTTGCGTCGTTAGGCGAATTGCTGTCGCGCGCGGAAAATCCGATCGCGATCGTCGGCGGCGCGGGGTGGTCGCAGGCAAGCGGTGCGGCGTTCGCAGCGTGGGCCGAGAAGCTCGATTTACCGGTCGCTTCGGCCTTCCGTCGTCAGGATGCGCTGCCCTCAGGTTGCGGCGTCTATGCGGGAAACCTGGGCTATGGCCCTAGTCCACGATTGGTCGAACGTGTCCGCAACGCAGATCTGATCCTGGCCGTGGGTGCGCGGCTCGGCGAGGCAACGACCGACGGCTATACGCTCATCGCTCCCGATCCGGACGCGGGCGCCACGATAATCGAACGCCTGCCCGGTGCAGTGGCGATTGCCCCTGCGGATCCGGGCCGCAAACTCGTTCACATTCACCCTGATCCCAATGAACTGCATCGCGTTTATCGAACCGATCTCGCGATCTGCGCAGACATGAACCAGTTCGCCGCGGCGCTTGACGAAGTTCCAGTCGATCGCCTGTTCGCCGGAAGCATGGCAAACGAAGAATGGCGCACCTGGTCCACCCCGCAACCGCGCGAGGGCGTCACGCTCGACCTTGGCCAGTGCGTCGCGGCGATGCGCGAGCGGCTCGGGCCGGACGAAGCGATCATCTGCAACGGCGCGGGCAACTTCTCGGGCTGGTGGCACCGCTACTGGCATTATGGCACGCAGCCCTCGCAACTCGCCCCCACCGCCGGTGCGATGGGCTATGGCACGCCCGCCGCGGTCGCCGCGGCGCTGCGCCACCCGGAGAAGCTAGCAGTCGCACTCGCCGGCGACGGGGATTTCCTGATGAACGGGCAGGAGCTGGCGACCGCGATCCAGCACGGCGCGAACATGCTCGTGCTGGTGATCGACAACGGTGCCTATGGCACGATCCGGATGCACCAGGAGCGCGAGTTCCCCGCCCGCCTCTCCGGCACCACGCTGCACAATCCGGACTTCGCCGCGCTCGGCCGCGCCTATGGCTGCTGGGCCGAGACCGTCGAGCGCACCCCAGACTTCGCGCCTGCGCTCGATCGCGCGCTCGCGCAGAGCGGCGTCCGCCTGCTGCATCTCAAGACCGATGTGGAGTTCATCACCCCCGGCACCACGATCAGCGCGATCCGGGGCTAGGGACTGGATCAGGCCGCGGCCAGCGACCGCTTCTCCGCCATCGCGGCGGTGATCGCCTCGCCGGCCCAACGATCGCAGAGACCGACCGAACGGGCAAAGGCCTTGACAAAGCCCTTGGCGTAGATCCGGCCGGGGATCACGTCGAACCGCTCCGCCTCGATCGCGATCAGGTAGCGGATCGGCACGCGCGTTACGGCGGCGACCTGTTCGATCGTCATGTCGCGTTCGAGCCGCGCCCGCGCGAGAGTGTCGCCGAGGCTGCCGCGCGGCTCCATGCGCCATTCGCCTTGCGCGAAGGGAAGAACTGGATGTTCTGCGACCACATCTATGTTCATTGAGTCGAGCCCCCCGGAATGGCTGACTATGCCCCGGGGAAACCACCCCGGAAAGACAGGATAATGCACAGCGAAGGTTAACGAGTCGAATCAGCCCATCGGCGAAAAAGGGCCGCTT
This is a stretch of genomic DNA from Sphingomonas sp. BT-65. It encodes these proteins:
- a CDS encoding thiamine pyrophosphate-binding protein; protein product: MTNFRNGGRILVDNLVVQGCDRIFHVPGESFLAVLDALHDTPQVDLVTCRQEGGAAFMACADGTMTGKPGVCFVTRGPGATNASIGVHVAMQDSQPMLLFIGDVDRSMRDREGFQEVDFPAMFAPLAKWATRIEDARRIPEYIARAWNVATSGRPGPVVIALPEDMLLDEVEAVDRPRLERIAQAPDADALASLGELLSRAENPIAIVGGAGWSQASGAAFAAWAEKLDLPVASAFRRQDALPSGCGVYAGNLGYGPSPRLVERVRNADLILAVGARLGEATTDGYTLIAPDPDAGATIIERLPGAVAIAPADPGRKLVHIHPDPNELHRVYRTDLAICADMNQFAAALDEVPVDRLFAGSMANEEWRTWSTPQPREGVTLDLGQCVAAMRERLGPDEAIICNGAGNFSGWWHRYWHYGTQPSQLAPTAGAMGYGTPAAVAAALRHPEKLAVALAGDGDFLMNGQELATAIQHGANMLVLVIDNGAYGTIRMHQEREFPARLSGTTLHNPDFAALGRAYGCWAETVERTPDFAPALDRALAQSGVRLLHLKTDVEFITPGTTISAIRG
- a CDS encoding RodZ family helix-turn-helix domain-containing protein, with protein sequence MEPRGSLGDTLARARLERDMTIEQVAAVTRVPIRYLIAIEAERFDVIPGRIYAKGFVKAFARSVGLCDRWAGEAITAAMAEKRSLAAA